Genomic DNA from Streptomyces sp. NBC_01571:
AGCCAGGCGGGCGGCGTGTGGTCGTGGCGCAGCGGGGCCAGCACCGTGACCCGCTCGTCGGTCAGCAGCCGTCGGGCGGATTCGGCCGCGTGCTCCGCCAGCTCGAGCGCCGGCAGGACGAGGTCGGTGGTGTGCGGGTGATGGGTCCACAGGGCGACGGGCTGGTCGGCGGGGCGGTCCTTGGCCCGGTTGACCGCGGACGCGGCGGTCGCGGCGACGACGAAGGTCAGGGGCGCGTGGTTGGGCAGCACCGCGGCCCGCCCCAGGGACAGGCTCGCGTGCACGGCGTGGACGATGCCGGTGTGCGCCGCGGTCATCGCGGAGTGCGGGCGGTGGGGACGGTCAGGCGGGTGAGGTAGTCGCCGAAGTCCGTGTCGTCGATCACAGCGTGTCCTTGTCGATAGGCCTGTGACTTCACCCAGGCCACCGCGGTGCGTGTCTGGTCCGGGTCGAGTCCGTGTCCGAGCCGCGCGGCGACGGCGGTGATCACTCGGGCGCTCGCGAGATGCGTGAGGATCACGCGGGGCTCGATACCGAGGAGCGCGTGGGGATCGTAGGGTTCGAACAGGCGGGGATGGACGAACGGGGTACCGGTGGAGATGGTGCCGACGCCGTCCCCCACGATCGGTGTGGTGACACCCAGCGGCGCGCCGGTCTCGGCGGCCACCATGCGGGCGATGCCGGGCGGCAGGGTCAGGTCGGGGTCGGTCCACCACGGGGCGCGGCCGTCGCCGAGGAGTTCACGGGCGCGGTCGGGGCGGTAGGCGAGCAGGAACAGGAGCGGTTCGGTGGCGACCATACCGCTGCGTTCGGCGATGCCCAGCCAGGACGAGGACAGGACACGGACGCCCGCGCGCAGTGCCTGGAGGGTGTTGGCCAGAGCGAGGCCGAGGTCGTTGTGCAGGTGCGAGGCCAGGACCACGTCGTCGCCCGCACGGCGGCGCACGGTGGTGAACATGGCCGCGGCGTCCTGCGGCAGTTGGTCGCCGACCGTGTCCGCCAGTACCACCACCCCTGCGCCCGCCTCCGTCATCCGCGCGGCGTGCTCGCCGGTCAGGGCGTGATCGGCCCGGGAGGCGTCGGCCAGGCACACATCGACAGCCACACCGTCGCCGGTGTCCCTGGCCCCCGCGACCAGCGCGGCACCGGCGGTCAACGCCCGCTCGGCCGAGCCATGGGTCATCACCCCGGCCATCGCCTCGGACGCGGGCACGATCACCATGATCCTGGCGTGCGCGCTGCCCCGGACCGCGGCCAGGGCCTGGCGTACGTCACCGGCGGTGCCCCGGCACACCGCGGACACGCTCACCGTCTCCCCGGCCTCCACCGCCACCTGCCGGACCGCTTCGAACTCCTCCGCGCACACGGCGGGGAAGCCGGCGGCGAACACCGCGTGCCGCGGGCCGTCCGCGGCGAAGATCCGGCCCTGGGCACGGGCCAGACGCACCCGGAAGTCACCCGTCATCAGGGTTTTCGCCTGAGCCCCGTCCCGCGGGGACTCCTCCCAGAGCACCACCCGGCCCGCCCGCGCGGACTCGCGCACCACATCGACCGCCACCGTCACGCCCTTCGATCACGGGCCGTGGACGGCGGGCCCGGCACGCCCCGGAGAACGATCACCCGGAGCGGGTTCCTGCCGCAGCCACAGCGGGCCGTTTCACACGATCGGGCGCACCGCGGACCTTACGGTTGCGCGGCCACGACTTCAACGGGGGAGCGCACTCGGGGCCCCGCGCGGAAAGACCCGAGCGTCTCGTCCCCGGTCCGGGCCGCGAGCCGAGACTTGAGACACGTTTTACGTGACGCGTGCAACTGCTGGCCCCTCCGCCGGTGTCTGACACTGAGTCGGGCCCGTCAGGGTCGTGGGGCGAGAGAGCGGAGCAGGTCGTGGGACGGCGCAAGAGTGGCATAGGGATCGCACTCGTCACGGGTGTGATGCTGCTGGCTGCGAGTGCCTGCGGCGGGGGCGGCAGCGACAAGGCGGGCGGGGACGACGCGAAGGCGCCGGGCAAGCCGAGCGCGAGCGCCTCGCCGTCACCGACGAAGCCCGCGGGTCCGCCGATGTTGCTGGAGACGATCACGCCGCAGACGGGAACCACGGTCGGTGTGGCCATGCCGATCTCGGTGGTCTTCACGAACCCGGTGGCGGCCAAGGCGCGGGCCACGGTCGAGAAGCACATGAAGGTGAGCGCCTCGCAGCCGGTGGCCGGTGCCTGGCACTGGTTCGGCGACAAACGCGCCGACTGGCGCCCGAAGACGTACTGGCCCTCCGGG
This window encodes:
- a CDS encoding 2-isopropylmalate synthase translates to MAVDVVRESARAGRVVLWEESPRDGAQAKTLMTGDFRVRLARAQGRIFAADGPRHAVFAAGFPAVCAEEFEAVRQVAVEAGETVSVSAVCRGTAGDVRQALAAVRGSAHARIMVIVPASEAMAGVMTHGSAERALTAGAALVAGARDTGDGVAVDVCLADASRADHALTGEHAARMTEAGAGVVVLADTVGDQLPQDAAAMFTTVRRRAGDDVVLASHLHNDLGLALANTLQALRAGVRVLSSSWLGIAERSGMVATEPLLFLLAYRPDRARELLGDGRAPWWTDPDLTLPPGIARMVAAETGAPLGVTTPIVGDGVGTISTGTPFVHPRLFEPYDPHALLGIEPRVILTHLASARVITAVAARLGHGLDPDQTRTAVAWVKSQAYRQGHAVIDDTDFGDYLTRLTVPTARTPR